One genomic segment of Nitrospira sp. SG-bin1 includes these proteins:
- a CDS encoding arsenate reductase: MADITIYQKPTCTTCRQAVQLLKDSGKPYTAINYYERPFTKGQLKILLKKAGLSPQDVLRTKEEIYRELGLGTKQLSDDALLDLMVKHPDLIQRPIVEKGDQAILARPADSIKKLL; encoded by the coding sequence ATGGCGGACATTACCATCTATCAGAAACCGACCTGCACGACATGCCGGCAGGCCGTCCAGCTGCTCAAGGACAGCGGTAAGCCCTATACGGCGATCAACTACTACGAGCGTCCCTTTACCAAAGGGCAGCTGAAAATTTTGCTGAAGAAGGCCGGCTTGTCCCCTCAAGACGTGCTTCGAACAAAAGAAGAGATTTATCGGGAACTTGGTCTTGGGACGAAGCAACTGTCAGACGATGCGCTCCTTGACCTGATGGTCAAACACCCCGATTTGATTCAACGGCCGATCGTGGAGAAAGGCGACCAAGCCATTTTGGCAAGACCAGCCGACTCGATCAAGAAACTCCTGTGA